Genomic segment of Catenibacterium mitsuokai:
GTGAGGTCTTCATTGTCTTCTTTACTGGATGTCTGCCACATCTCAAAGAAAATTTTTGTGAGAGAGTCTACTGCATCACCCTCTAATCTTACTCCAGAGTCCTTCCATAGTCCATAAGGATGTGTATAATTGAAATATTCATCGGCAAGATTATAGCCCCCTGTATAGCCTACTAGACCATCTATGACAGTTATTTTACGATGATCACGATTATTCATAAAAGTATTTAAAACAGGGAAGATAGGATTAAATACACGACATTGTATACCTTCTTCATGAAGACGTGTTCTAAACTTATTATTAATAAAGCCAACACTGCCCATATCATCATAAAAGACTCTGACATCTACCCCCTGTTTTACTTTTTCAACAAGAACATCTTCAATCTGTCTCCATGCCTTTGAATCTTCAATAGCATGATATTCCATGAATATAAATTCCTTTGCATTATTCAAATCTTTTAATTGTGTATCTAATGCTTCATTCGTAGAACTATAGAATTTCATCTTTGTATGATTAAAGACTGGGAAACCTAAAGATTTTAAATAATAAGCTTCAGTGGCATGAAGAGGATCATCACATTGTAGTTCTTCAAATCCATTTGTCTCTATTTGATATGTATCAAGATAGGCATTTACCTTATTGAACTTCTTCTGTACTGTCTTTAATAAAGAAGGTCTACCAAACATAAGATAAATAGCTAAACAAAAGACTGGAAAGATAAGAATCAGGACAATCCAGGATAACTTAAAAGCACTATTATCAGGTCTGCCATAGATACGTAATACACATAAGAAAGCAATCAAGCTCATAATGATATCAAAAGCGGCATAATACTTAGATAAATATATCGCAAGTTTCACTATCAAGAAGACCTGAATAATAATCAGAACAGCAGCAATCATGACACGTAATACACTATTTTTTACTGCACTTTTACTTTCAACTGTATTCATAAAAACCTCCTATTGAAAAAGGCTTTCAATTAAGAAAGCCTATTAGAAATTCTTCTTTGCGACAACTAAGAAACGATATGTTGTCAACTGGAAATATGTATTCTGTTTAATCTCATCTAATGCATGCATATAGAAGCTCTTATATTGTGGTATATTTTCAGCCACTTCTGGAGCCACCTTACGGAAATATGTCTGTATCTGACGAAGATTATGGAAACGAATGTACCCTCTGTCTTCTTTTGTTTCTACGACTTCAAATCCTGCATCCGCAAGAGTCATAGCACAACTATTCATATCCCAGACACCTCTCATCTTGAAAGGCATATACATAGATAAGAATTCATGAAGGTTATCACTACCATTCTGATTCACAATGAAAGTACCATTTGGTTTAAGTACACGTAATACTTCATTCTTATCATAGTTAGAGAACTGATCCATTAATACATCAATACGTTCATCCTTAAATGGAAGTAAGTTAGATTCTGTAAGTTTTGTTGCTTTTACAGGTAATCCTTCTAAAGTGGCTTCTACTTCGCTTGTTTCACTATAAGGTTCAATATCAAATGTAGCGGCAGGATAATCTTTATAATCCTTTACAAACTGCCCTTTATCCACCGTCATAAAGGCAAGATGATCTTCTGGATGTACATAACTCTTAGTGATAGAAACTTCATCATAAAGTGGTGTAGAGACTTCATAACCATAGTCATCTTCATCTCCACGTTTTAATTCTTCAATTTCTTTCATTAAAGTTGTTGCAGATCTAATCTGCTGACGACATCTGAACTTACCATACTTGATAATAATAAATTGTACAACAGCATCCGCAATAACACCGCATGCCACAAAGATAATGAGTTCTAAGAACCACTGTGCTGACATAAATGCTGCTTCTGTACCACCAATCATAAAACAGATAATACATAATACAACCATGCTTGCTGTTCCTGTATAGTTGAAAGGACGATTGAACTGTTCAAACCATACTAAGTTATTCACTCTTAATGCACGCTTACGGCTGATTTCAAAATAGATCAGCTGGAATATCAACATTAATCCAACAAACACCAATAAAGTTGCAAGTAAAATTGCCATAGAATTCCCCCTTATTTGATCTTCTGACCTGTAAGAGTATAGTATTTATCTCCAATTGTGAAATAACCTTCTTCATGAAGAACTATTTCTTTTTCAATAGAATAAATTTCCTTCATACCATTATCCACATCATAGATATAAGAACGTCCATTCTTTTCTAATGCAAGATATGGATGTCCATCAAAGACTATTGCAGCTGTTTCAGGAATCTTTGTATAGATATCTGAAAGAGCTTCTTTTCCATTACAGTCATAAACCTTAAATTGGCCGTTCTTATTATAGGCTGCATAATATGAATTGCCTATGAATTCTAAACGAGGATATGATTCTTTTAATACATTTTCACCTTCTGCATTAATCAATTCATACTTATTATTCTTAAGCTGTACAATTGCACACTTATTTTCATCATACTGATTTGCTTCCTGATAATAAGGACTGACCTTCTTACCATTGAAGTCATAATAAGCATAGCCTTTACCCTTCACAAATCCTGGATAACGAGACACTGTTAATTCATAAGCATAAGGATAAACCTGTACACCCTTCAATTCGGTTGTCTTCTTACCGTTATAGACTGTATGAGGTCCATACGCAATCTTCTTATTTCTAGAAATGAAATGTGTATCGTCTTTATAGTTAGAGTTTGTAGGAATAATCTGTCCATCTTTATAAAGACTGACTACATCTCCTGCAGTTAATACAACATTGTTTTTCTTAGTAATTTCGGCACTTGTTAAAGCATACTCATTTGAATAGACCTTAGTACCAATAACACCAAGTGTATTCTTATTATAAGCATCATAAAGAATTGCCTGATCTTTACGTGATGCAAGAATAGAATAATTACCTACTTCCTTAATAGAAGTCTTCTTACCATTCTTTAAATAAATATTAATAGAATCATTGAAAGCTACAATAGAAGCATCTTCATAACTAGATGCATAATAAACTTTCTTCTTACCAACATATAGAGTCTTACCGTTGTTGATGACTTTATAAGTCTTATCCTTTACTACAACAGGAAGATTTGTCTTCAATAAACCAGTCTTTGCTGATGATTTATAAAGTACTTTACCCTTTGTATTTAATACTTCAATACCACCAAGTGATATATCAGCCGCCTTTGTTTTTGTTTCTGTATCTGGATTTCTTACTACTGTTACTTTACATGTATAAGTCTTCTTACCGACTTTACCTGTAATAGTCGCCTTACCTGTCTTCATACCATAAACAGTACCATTCGCAACAGTCGCAATACCATAATCGCTTGTATCCCATTTAATCTTTTCAGGATCCACATTTGTGATTGTTAACTGTCCCTGACCACCTTTAATAACAGTCATTTTTTTCTGATCAATAACCTTAATAAGCTTATGAACTGTCACCTTACATGTATAGTCTTTCTTATCAATTGTGGCAGTAATAGTCACTGTTCCTTCTTTTTTCGCATGGATGATGCCATTTTCTACAGTGGCGATACTTTCATCAGAACTTGACCATTCTACCTTCTGATTTTCATAGTTATTAATAGAAAGAGATTCATCTGATTCTTCATCCATATCAATCTTTGTTTTACTTAAAGAAAGAGGTTTAGCCTTTACAGTAATTTCTGTTTTAGCCTTCTGTTTACCAACCTGTGCAGTAATAGTTGCCTTACCTGGTTTAACCCCTGCAATTTCACCACTCTGTGCTACAATAACAACTTTATCATTGCTTGTAGTCCATACTGCCTGATCTTCATCCTTCTTATTTAATAGCTGCAAGAAGATATGCTGATTCTTTTCAATAGTTGTCTTAGCAGGATTGATCTTAATCTGTCTCTTCTTAACAGTAACTGTTGCTTTATATTTCTTCTTACCAATCTTTGCAGTAATAACTGCTTTACCCTTCTTAAGACCTGTTACTTCACCAAATTCATTGACTGAAGCAATCTTTTTCTTATTAGAGCTCCACTGTACAACATCTTCTGGATTGGCCTTATCTAAAATATTTAAAACAACCTTCTGATCAGTTAAAAGAGTCACCTTAGTCTGATCAAGTCTTGGTACTCTCTTCTTTACAGTAACGACGCATTTTACTGTCTGTCCATTACTTGTTGCCTTTAATGTTGCTTTACCAGGACTCATTGTCCAGATATGGCCATTCGCAACAGTCGCAACAGCTGCATTACTTGTTTCCCACTTAATATCAGGATATGCATTTTCTATACCTAACTGACCTTCATCACCTACATAGAAAGTAGCTTCCTTATGAGAAATCTTAAAAGTCTTACGTTTTACTTTTACCTTACACTCTAAAGTATCATCTCCAACCTTTGCGCTAATAGTTGTTGTACCAGGCTTTAATCCTTGAATCACACCATTTTCTACTGTCGCAATCTTAGGATCCTTAGACTTCCATTCAATAGTACGAGCCCCATAGTCATTCACTGTTAATGTAGCTGGTTCTAATGTATAAACATCTAAAGAGTCATGATCAAAATATGGATGTAACGCTTTTACCTTAATTACACAAGTCACAGATGCATTATCTTTAGTTGCAGTAAGTACTGCAGTACCTGCATGTTTTGCATAAACATAACCCTGCTGGTTAATATTAATTACATCATTATCATTTGTAGACCAGACAACTGCATCATTCGCAAATACCTGTGTTAAAGTATTTTCTGTCATCTCTAGAGTTGATGCACTTAAATAAAGTCTCGTCTGTGACTGAGTTTCACCTACAAGCATATTACCCTGTGTCTTTAAGCTTGTATAACGTCCTGGTTTTACAATAGTCTTACCTGTATTAGAAATGTAACCAGTCTGATCATTTGCATCAGTCACTAAATAACCGCCTTCAAAAGGCGTATAAGCCTTATACATATCTTTGGTATAACGCTGCCCTTTTGTATTATAAAGAGCATATAAATTATTCTTTCCTTCTTTCATGAAAGAACTCTTTTTTACATCATGATTATCGGATGATGATCCACAGCCGCTTAGTATTAAAGCAGCAACAAGGATCCCTATTACCTTTTTCATACTCTGCCTCCTTTTTATACAAAAACATTATAGCATAATTCTTTACGTAAAAAAAATGAGAGATACTCTCTCATTTTATAATCTTTGTAAAACGATAATTTACATTCCATAGGAACATTAAGAATACAACAACTAACATACCAAAAGAGAATAATGTTTTCTGCTTTTCTACCAAGAAAACATTATAGAAGAATAAGACACATAATACCGTAACCAAGAAACTCATCACTAACATAATTAGGTTCTTTGATTGTCTTCTTAATTCAAAGAAAATAAGAATCTGTAACGCGATAGAAATTATGAAATATAAGTCTTTATAGTCCATAAGCGTATTCTCCTCTTTTTCTTTATTATACAACAAGATACTAAAAAAGGCCCTATAAAGGCCTCTTTTACATTAAATATGTAATGGATCGTTGTTTACACCGTAAACCTTCTTATCTTTTGTAGTCGCTACATAATATACTGCGCTATCTTCAGGTTTATAGTAAACTTCTAAAGTTTCAAGAGTGTTAAGCTTGATTCCCTTTTCCTTGATATCTTCTTTAACTAATTTTTCGATATCAGTCACATTAACATCTTTATTCATGAACTGTACTTCAATTTTTGTTTTCATGTGTGGGTCCTCCATTTCCTAATAT
This window contains:
- the cls gene encoding cardiolipin synthase; protein product: MNTVESKSAVKNSVLRVMIAAVLIIIQVFLIVKLAIYLSKYYAAFDIIMSLIAFLCVLRIYGRPDNSAFKLSWIVLILIFPVFCLAIYLMFGRPSLLKTVQKKFNKVNAYLDTYQIETNGFEELQCDDPLHATEAYYLKSLGFPVFNHTKMKFYSSTNEALDTQLKDLNNAKEFIFMEYHAIEDSKAWRQIEDVLVEKVKQGVDVRVFYDDMGSVGFINNKFRTRLHEEGIQCRVFNPIFPVLNTFMNNRDHRKITVIDGLVGYTGGYNLADEYFNYTHPYGLWKDSGVRLEGDAVDSLTKIFFEMWQTSSKEDNEDLTPYLKRYQVEGEGYIVPYSDTPLDDEETGENVYLNMIKHAVHHIYITTPYLILSDEMQRELILASKRGVDVRIITPGIPDKAVVFAMTRSYYSHLVQAGIHIYEYTPGFIHSKQCLVDDQVGAVGTINFDFRSLYLHFENGCWFTHNHAVKELREDFDELFEISQDVSEKYINTSVVLRGWRCILRFFSPLM
- a CDS encoding class I SAM-dependent methyltransferase; this translates as MAILLATLLVFVGLMLIFQLIYFEISRKRALRVNNLVWFEQFNRPFNYTGTASMVVLCIICFMIGGTEAAFMSAQWFLELIIFVACGVIADAVVQFIIIKYGKFRCRQQIRSATTLMKEIEELKRGDEDDYGYEVSTPLYDEVSITKSYVHPEDHLAFMTVDKGQFVKDYKDYPAATFDIEPYSETSEVEATLEGLPVKATKLTESNLLPFKDERIDVLMDQFSNYDKNEVLRVLKPNGTFIVNQNGSDNLHEFLSMYMPFKMRGVWDMNSCAMTLADAGFEVVETKEDRGYIRFHNLRQIQTYFRKVAPEVAENIPQYKSFYMHALDEIKQNTYFQLTTYRFLVVAKKNF
- a CDS encoding Ig-like domain-containing protein, with product MKKVIGILVAALILSGCGSSSDNHDVKKSSFMKEGKNNLYALYNTKGQRYTKDMYKAYTPFEGGYLVTDANDQTGYISNTGKTIVKPGRYTSLKTQGNMLVGETQSQTRLYLSASTLEMTENTLTQVFANDAVVWSTNDNDVININQQGYVYAKHAGTAVLTATKDNASVTCVIKVKALHPYFDHDSLDVYTLEPATLTVNDYGARTIEWKSKDPKIATVENGVIQGLKPGTTTISAKVGDDTLECKVKVKRKTFKISHKEATFYVGDEGQLGIENAYPDIKWETSNAAVATVANGHIWTMSPGKATLKATSNGQTVKCVVTVKKRVPRLDQTKVTLLTDQKVVLNILDKANPEDVVQWSSNKKKIASVNEFGEVTGLKKGKAVITAKIGKKKYKATVTVKKRQIKINPAKTTIEKNQHIFLQLLNKKDEDQAVWTTSNDKVVIVAQSGEIAGVKPGKATITAQVGKQKAKTEITVKAKPLSLSKTKIDMDEESDESLSINNYENQKVEWSSSDESIATVENGIIHAKKEGTVTITATIDKKDYTCKVTVHKLIKVIDQKKMTVIKGGQGQLTITNVDPEKIKWDTSDYGIATVANGTVYGMKTGKATITGKVGKKTYTCKVTVVRNPDTETKTKAADISLGGIEVLNTKGKVLYKSSAKTGLLKTNLPVVVKDKTYKVINNGKTLYVGKKKVYYASSYEDASIVAFNDSINIYLKNGKKTSIKEVGNYSILASRKDQAILYDAYNKNTLGVIGTKVYSNEYALTSAEITKKNNVVLTAGDVVSLYKDGQIIPTNSNYKDDTHFISRNKKIAYGPHTVYNGKKTTELKGVQVYPYAYELTVSRYPGFVKGKGYAYYDFNGKKVSPYYQEANQYDENKCAIVQLKNNKYELINAEGENVLKESYPRLEFIGNSYYAAYNKNGQFKVYDCNGKEALSDIYTKIPETAAIVFDGHPYLALEKNGRSYIYDVDNGMKEIYSIEKEIVLHEEGYFTIGDKYYTLTGQKIK
- a CDS encoding DUF6465 family protein, coding for MKTKIEVQFMNKDVNVTDIEKLVKEDIKEKGIKLNTLETLEVYYKPEDSAVYYVATTKDKKVYGVNNDPLHI